The following are from one region of the Dehalococcoidia bacterium genome:
- a CDS encoding NDP-sugar synthase — MKGVILVGGEGSRLRPLTSRLPKPMVPIVNRPFLERMIAWIRSHGITDIVLAMGYLPDRIRERLGDGQELGVTLTYSVEDSPLGTAGAVKLAAGHLDETCFVFNGDILTDLDLGAMLAAHRQAKATVSIALTPVDDPTQFGVVEFDANRWITKFSEKPRREEVRSNLINAGTYLIEPHVLERVPSGQYWMFERGLFPDLLAAGERLLAYPSDCYWIDIGTPEKYRQVHRDLLAGRLHLHLGRPRDQGLWVGHGCDIDESATFTGPVVLGDRVQIGPGAVIAGPTVIGAGSVVGANANVTSSILWENVRIGDGAIVSDCIIANDSRVDCTAFNALIGANVVIEPGNRLDCGIRIWPDRVIQRDTLTFG, encoded by the coding sequence GTGAAAGGAGTGATCCTTGTCGGCGGCGAAGGCTCGCGCCTGCGGCCGCTGACTTCGCGTCTTCCCAAGCCGATGGTTCCGATCGTCAACCGTCCCTTCCTCGAGCGCATGATCGCGTGGATCCGCAGCCATGGGATCACCGACATCGTGCTCGCGATGGGCTACTTGCCAGACCGCATCCGGGAGCGGCTCGGCGACGGACAAGAGCTCGGCGTCACCCTCACCTACTCGGTTGAGGACTCGCCCCTTGGGACGGCAGGGGCTGTCAAGCTCGCCGCCGGCCACCTCGACGAGACCTGCTTCGTCTTCAACGGCGATATCCTCACCGACCTCGACCTCGGCGCGATGCTGGCCGCCCACCGGCAGGCAAAGGCGACCGTCTCGATCGCCTTAACTCCGGTCGACGACCCGACGCAGTTCGGCGTCGTCGAGTTCGACGCCAACCGCTGGATCACGAAGTTTTCCGAAAAGCCGCGCCGGGAGGAGGTGCGGAGCAATCTGATCAACGCCGGCACCTATCTCATCGAGCCGCATGTGCTTGAGCGGGTGCCGAGCGGACAGTACTGGATGTTTGAGCGCGGCCTCTTCCCCGACCTTCTCGCGGCCGGCGAGCGGCTGCTCGCCTATCCCTCAGACTGCTATTGGATCGATATCGGCACACCAGAGAAATACCGCCAAGTGCACCGCGACCTGCTGGCAGGACGGCTCCACCTCCATCTCGGGCGCCCGCGCGATCAGGGGCTCTGGGTCGGCCACGGCTGCGATATCGATGAATCGGCAACCTTCACCGGCCCGGTCGTCCTCGGCGACCGGGTCCAGATCGGGCCGGGCGCTGTCATCGCCGGCCCGACCGTCATCGGGGCGGGCAGTGTTGTCGGCGCGAACGCCAACGTGACCAGTTCCATCCTCTGGGAGAATGTGCGGATTGGCGACGGCGCCATCGTCAGCGACTGCATCATCGCGAACGACAGCCGGGTCGACTGCACCGCCTTCAACGCTCTCATCGGCGCAAATGTTGTCATCGAGCCGGGCAATCGGCTCGACTGCGGCATCCGCATCTGGCCCGACCGCGTGATTCAGCGCGATACCCTCACCTTCGGCTAG
- a CDS encoding FxLYD domain-containing protein: protein MMRTVHRIATLAAALSFALPANAAPLAPARPAAVAEEVAGARVVSWHVYTYGDQVLWVVGEIANTSSSVLLQPSVVARFVDPAGVLALTAEAPLDASYLRPGEVSTFRVTVVDPPPYIRLAALEPKGTPSVSDQPIGSARIVDRRGAFEEIGEDRIFVREDCDPETEDCYYVERVRVRTDNYLVEGTVVNASAVPIRNVRVSVALYNQSGALVNTGVSGAAAVLAPGQSASFSILVYWAPGTTSFTVRAYSDD from the coding sequence ATGATGCGAACCGTTCATCGAATCGCCACCCTCGCCGCTGCTCTGAGCTTCGCCCTTCCCGCGAATGCGGCCCCGCTCGCGCCTGCTCGGCCAGCGGCTGTTGCCGAAGAGGTCGCCGGCGCGCGCGTCGTCAGTTGGCATGTCTACACCTACGGCGATCAGGTCCTGTGGGTGGTCGGCGAGATCGCCAATACCAGCTCGAGCGTGCTGCTGCAGCCCTCGGTGGTTGCGCGCTTCGTCGACCCTGCGGGCGTGCTCGCGCTCACCGCAGAAGCGCCGCTCGATGCGTCCTATCTTCGGCCGGGAGAAGTCTCGACGTTCCGCGTCACTGTTGTCGATCCTCCTCCCTACATCCGGCTGGCAGCGCTTGAGCCCAAAGGAACGCCGAGCGTCTCCGACCAACCGATCGGCAGCGCCCGCATCGTCGACCGGCGCGGCGCTTTCGAGGAGATCGGGGAAGACCGCATCTTCGTGCGGGAGGACTGCGACCCCGAAACGGAGGATTGTTACTACGTCGAGCGGGTCAGGGTGCGCACCGACAACTACCTCGTCGAGGGCACGGTCGTGAATGCGAGCGCCGTGCCGATCCGCAACGTCCGGGTGTCGGTCGCGCTCTACAACCAGTCGGGCGCGTTGGTCAACACGGGGGTCAGCGGGGCCGCAGCGGTCCTCGCGCCCGGGCAATCGGCGAGCTTCTCCATCCTCGTCTACTGGGCGCCGGGCACAACCAGCTTCACCGTCCGCGCCTACAGCGACGACTGA
- a CDS encoding bifunctional phosphoglucose/phosphomannose isomerase: MLDHPERLRANDPSNMEGRIREFPEQCLVAWEAAGQAPLPAIPTLTNVVIFGMGGSAIGGDLVRSLTERDARVPILVIRDYAPPRWVGPGTLAIGASYSGTTEETLSAMAAAIRAGATPLALTTGGPLADLVTAAGGTAIPVTYPAKPRAAIAHLFLPLLRVLARLGIVDDRSAELVEAARAVQAARDRWALETPEAANSAKLLARALHERLPVFIAGGHLAPVALRWKGQINENAEGWAVAELLPEMNHNVIVGIAQPAQVARLVEVVFLSSPLLSERIRMRERATAALLEQAGVRQRVITAEGRSLLADQLTLIHLGDWVSYYLAGLRGVDPTRIDPIDRLKALLAASPSG, from the coding sequence ATGCTCGACCATCCGGAACGGCTGCGCGCCAACGACCCGAGCAACATGGAAGGACGGATCCGGGAATTCCCGGAGCAATGCCTCGTGGCGTGGGAAGCGGCGGGGCAAGCGCCGCTCCCCGCGATCCCCACGCTGACGAACGTGGTCATCTTCGGGATGGGCGGCTCGGCGATCGGCGGGGACCTCGTTCGGTCACTGACGGAGCGCGATGCGCGGGTGCCGATTTTGGTTATTCGCGATTACGCCCCCCCGCGCTGGGTCGGCCCGGGGACGCTTGCTATCGGCGCCAGCTATTCCGGCACAACCGAAGAGACGCTGAGCGCGATGGCCGCCGCGATCCGTGCCGGGGCGACGCCGCTCGCGCTGACTACTGGCGGTCCCCTTGCCGATCTCGTCACCGCGGCGGGCGGAACAGCCATCCCGGTCACCTATCCGGCAAAGCCGCGCGCAGCAATCGCGCATCTCTTTCTGCCGCTCCTCCGCGTGCTGGCCCGGCTCGGCATTGTCGACGATCGGTCCGCCGAACTGGTCGAGGCGGCGCGCGCAGTGCAGGCAGCGCGTGACCGCTGGGCGCTTGAGACGCCAGAGGCAGCCAACTCCGCCAAGCTGCTGGCGCGGGCACTGCACGAGCGGCTGCCGGTGTTCATCGCCGGCGGGCACCTCGCGCCGGTCGCTCTCCGCTGGAAGGGGCAGATCAACGAGAATGCCGAGGGGTGGGCCGTTGCCGAACTGCTGCCCGAGATGAACCACAACGTTATTGTGGGGATCGCGCAGCCCGCCCAAGTTGCCCGGCTTGTTGAGGTCGTCTTCCTCTCCTCGCCCCTCCTTTCCGAGCGGATCCGGATGCGCGAGCGGGCGACGGCGGCGCTCCTCGAGCAGGCCGGGGTCCGCCAGCGCGTCATCACTGCTGAAGGCCGCTCGCTCCTCGCCGACCAGCTGACCCTCATTCATCTTGGCGACTGGGTCAGCTACTATCTGGCCGGCTTGCGCGGCGTCGACCCGACACGCATCGACCCGATCGACCGCCTGAAGGCGCTGCTCGCCGCCTCGCCCAGCGGCTAG
- the mfd gene encoding transcription-repair coupling factor encodes MNLAGLLGLLRHQPAFTDLLTEMAAGRPVVLRALRAATPALVAALSESSGRPLLIVTGRTERAKALADQLTLWMPDQRRIFLFPEPEGLPYERALPDPITAQRRLRALDALLHSPHPVVVAGVQSILPFTLRRRDLEGRRRVLRVGDRVRLEALLAFLVDAGYEAAAAVTAAGTFARRGGILDIFSPTEAAPVRVELFGDEIESLRAFDPVSQRSTALVTEVTIGPAREHLATAIPELDLSGLSEEARGRLRADLDRLRAGETFDGIDFYAGLLPHASIFDYLPPGAVLVVDDPRDVRLAAEGLVEQAMSLRDALIARREIPPSFPLPHLSVDELLTAIERHRCRLELTAWGAEDPRARSLPLGPVEAFAGRLNEWFRRLADDRRAGRPIVVTSFQAGRLRELLEERGLTPRVDDSPSPPAPGEIVLTSATIEEGWQLEGGLVLYSDRELFGLAKVRRLAPERPRAAPPPANFLADLKPGDYVVHVEHGIGRFAGLTTRSIEGGAAREYLILEYAEGDRLLVPTDHLDRVSRYIGGAERTPSLTRLSSGEWARSKARVKKAVEQVARDLLRLYALRAVSPGRAFGPDTPWQRELEDSFPYVETPDQLIAIEETKRDLERPRPMDRLICGDVGYGKTEVAIRAAFKVVQEGAQVAVLVPTTVLAQQHLHTFQERLAAFPVTIEMLSRLKSEKEQQRILAGLAQGSIDIVIGTHRLIQKDVQFKNLGLVVVDEEQRFGVVHKEQLKRMRAEVHVLTMTATPIPRTLHQALVGVRDLSRIDTPPEARLAIKTTAAEYNETLVRQAILRELDRGGQVFYVHNRVATIEAAAERLRRLVPEARIAVGHGQMPEEQLERVMIDFAAGAYDVLVCTTIIESGLDLPNANTIIITDAHRFGLAQLYQLRGRVGRGANRAYAYLLFPRDQRLSEVAERRLRAILEASELGAGYQIALRDLEIRGAGNLLGVEQSGHIDAVGFDLYTRLLGEAIAELKASLEGRPVESPTPPPAPAPLIDLGLPAYLPPDFVEDQTTRLLLYQRLVEARTPGEVEDLADEIRDRFGELPEPARNLLFIATLRTLAAGRGVETIATRDGAIVVQVAGRLDRAKLERLLGRSVRIGVSQVHIPRGRNGWAETLRKTVEAVTA; translated from the coding sequence GTGAACCTCGCCGGTTTGCTCGGCCTTCTCCGGCACCAGCCCGCCTTTACCGACCTCCTGACAGAAATGGCTGCGGGCCGGCCGGTCGTGCTGCGCGCCCTTCGGGCCGCAACGCCGGCCCTTGTTGCGGCGCTGTCCGAGTCCAGCGGGCGGCCGCTGCTGATCGTGACCGGACGCACCGAGCGCGCCAAGGCGCTGGCAGATCAGCTGACGCTCTGGATGCCCGACCAGAGGCGTATCTTCCTGTTCCCAGAACCAGAAGGGCTGCCCTACGAGCGCGCGCTGCCCGATCCGATCACTGCGCAGCGGCGGCTGCGCGCGTTGGATGCTCTCCTCCACAGCCCGCATCCTGTCGTGGTGGCGGGGGTGCAATCCATCCTTCCCTTTACCCTCCGCCGTCGCGACCTCGAAGGACGTCGGCGCGTTCTTCGCGTCGGCGACCGCGTGCGCCTTGAGGCCCTTCTCGCCTTTCTTGTCGACGCAGGATACGAAGCGGCCGCCGCCGTCACAGCTGCCGGCACGTTCGCCCGCCGAGGCGGCATTCTCGACATCTTTTCGCCAACCGAAGCGGCGCCGGTGCGGGTCGAGCTGTTCGGCGACGAAATTGAGAGCCTGCGCGCGTTCGACCCGGTCTCCCAGCGGTCGACAGCGCTCGTGACCGAGGTCACCATCGGGCCGGCGCGAGAACATCTGGCGACGGCGATCCCGGAACTCGACCTGAGCGGCCTGAGCGAGGAGGCGCGAGGGCGGCTGCGCGCCGACCTCGACCGGCTGCGCGCCGGCGAGACGTTCGACGGGATCGACTTCTACGCGGGACTGCTTCCCCACGCCAGCATCTTCGACTACCTGCCGCCGGGCGCGGTGCTGGTCGTCGATGACCCGCGCGACGTTCGCCTCGCGGCAGAAGGGCTGGTGGAGCAAGCCATGTCGCTGCGAGATGCGCTGATCGCCCGACGGGAGATCCCGCCTTCCTTCCCGCTGCCGCACCTCTCGGTCGATGAGCTCCTGACGGCAATTGAGCGGCACCGCTGCCGTCTCGAGCTGACAGCGTGGGGAGCGGAAGACCCGCGCGCGCGGTCGTTGCCTCTCGGTCCGGTGGAAGCATTTGCCGGTCGGCTGAACGAGTGGTTCCGCCGGCTTGCCGACGACCGACGGGCTGGCCGGCCGATCGTCGTCACCAGCTTTCAGGCCGGGCGGCTGCGCGAGTTGCTGGAGGAGCGCGGGCTCACCCCGCGGGTCGACGACTCTCCTTCGCCTCCTGCTCCCGGCGAGATCGTCCTGACCAGCGCGACGATCGAGGAAGGCTGGCAGCTCGAGGGCGGGCTGGTCCTCTACAGCGACCGAGAACTTTTTGGGCTGGCTAAGGTTCGCCGCCTCGCCCCCGAGCGCCCGCGCGCTGCGCCGCCGCCCGCCAACTTCCTCGCCGACCTGAAGCCGGGCGACTATGTGGTGCACGTTGAGCACGGGATAGGCCGCTTTGCCGGTCTGACCACCCGCAGCATCGAGGGAGGAGCGGCACGCGAATATCTCATCCTCGAGTACGCCGAGGGTGACCGGCTGCTGGTGCCGACAGACCATCTCGATCGCGTCAGCCGCTATATCGGCGGCGCCGAGCGAACGCCGTCGCTGACGCGGCTTTCGAGCGGCGAGTGGGCGCGCAGCAAGGCGCGGGTGAAGAAAGCTGTCGAGCAGGTTGCGCGCGACCTCCTGCGGCTCTACGCGCTCCGCGCCGTCAGCCCCGGGCGCGCCTTCGGCCCGGATACACCGTGGCAGCGCGAGCTGGAAGACTCCTTCCCCTATGTCGAAACGCCCGACCAGTTGATCGCGATCGAGGAGACAAAGCGCGATCTCGAGCGTCCCCGGCCGATGGACCGCTTGATCTGCGGCGATGTCGGCTACGGGAAGACGGAGGTCGCCATTCGCGCTGCGTTCAAAGTCGTGCAAGAAGGAGCGCAAGTTGCGGTTCTCGTGCCGACCACGGTGCTAGCGCAGCAGCATCTGCACACCTTTCAGGAGCGGCTGGCCGCGTTCCCTGTTACGATCGAGATGCTCAGCCGTCTCAAATCCGAGAAGGAGCAGCAGCGGATCCTCGCCGGTCTTGCTCAGGGGAGCATCGACATCGTGATCGGCACCCATCGGCTGATCCAGAAGGATGTGCAGTTCAAGAACCTCGGCCTCGTGGTCGTCGATGAAGAGCAGCGCTTTGGGGTCGTGCACAAAGAGCAGCTGAAACGGATGCGGGCGGAAGTGCACGTCCTCACGATGACTGCAACGCCGATCCCGCGCACCTTGCACCAAGCGCTTGTCGGCGTGCGCGACCTCAGCCGGATCGACACGCCGCCCGAAGCGCGGCTTGCGATCAAGACGACGGCGGCCGAGTATAACGAGACGCTTGTCCGCCAGGCGATCTTGCGCGAACTGGATCGCGGCGGCCAAGTCTTCTACGTCCACAACCGCGTCGCGACCATCGAGGCGGCTGCGGAGCGGCTGCGGCGGCTAGTGCCGGAGGCGCGGATTGCGGTCGGGCACGGCCAGATGCCGGAGGAGCAGCTCGAGCGCGTGATGATCGACTTTGCGGCCGGCGCCTACGATGTGCTGGTCTGCACGACGATTATCGAATCGGGGCTCGACCTCCCGAACGCGAACACGATCATCATCACCGACGCTCATCGCTTCGGCCTCGCTCAGCTGTATCAGCTGCGGGGCCGGGTAGGACGCGGCGCGAACCGGGCGTATGCGTATCTCCTCTTCCCGCGCGACCAGCGGCTGAGCGAAGTGGCCGAGCGGCGATTGCGCGCGATCCTTGAAGCGAGCGAACTGGGAGCAGGCTATCAGATTGCGCTGCGCGATCTCGAGATCCGGGGCGCCGGCAACCTGCTCGGCGTCGAGCAGAGTGGTCATATCGATGCGGTCGGCTTCGATCTCTACACCCGCCTGCTTGGAGAAGCGATTGCGGAGCTGAAAGCCTCGCTCGAGGGCAGGCCGGTCGAGTCACCGACGCCCCCGCCGGCGCCGGCTCCGCTGATCGACCTCGGGCTCCCAGCGTACCTGCCGCCCGACTTTGTGGAAGACCAGACCACCCGCTTGCTCCTCTATCAGCGATTGGTCGAAGCGCGGACACCGGGCGAGGTGGAGGACCTTGCCGACGAGATTCGCGACCGTTTCGGCGAGCTGCCCGAGCCGGCGCGCAATCTGCTCTTCATCGCCACCCTACGCACGCTGGCCGCCGGGCGAGGGGTTGAGACAATCGCGACGCGAGATGGTGCTATCGTGGTTCAGGTAGCGGGCCGGCTTGACCGGGCAAAGCTCGAGCGGCTTCTCGGCCGGTCTGTCCGGATTGGGGTCAGCCAAGTTCACATTCCGCGGGGCCGAAACGGGTGGGCCGAAACCTTGCGCAAGACCGTTGAGGCGGTGACAGCCTGA
- a CDS encoding CinA family nicotinamide mononucleotide deamidase-related protein, with the protein MRAEIISVGTELLLGLLVDTNAVYLAQQLAALGIDLFYISTYGDNLDRLAEGAARAFARSDVTIFTGGLGPTEDDVTREAIAQALGEELYLDPALEAAQRAFWERRQLPMPPRNLRQASLIRSATPLPNPLGTAPGWWVDLPNGAIAVAMPGVPREMTRMWEHEVVPRLRARGAGGIILTRTVKILGKGESAVEEAVRDLLTSANPTIATYAKADGIHLRLSAKAGSAAEAEALLAPLEREVRARLEPDIYGVDDETIGGVIARALGERRFAIVDALTAGELSATLAETPALAEALAGALVAAAPTSTAWGSPLGQPGSEAEARALAALARERFGAEVGIGVSGVAGPTPIGTAEPGTIAIAIDHERRESQSIVRVSSPAEVRRWATYAALNLIWRSLTHRPL; encoded by the coding sequence ATGCGCGCAGAAATCATCTCGGTCGGCACCGAGCTGCTGCTCGGTCTGCTCGTCGATACGAACGCTGTCTATCTCGCCCAGCAGCTCGCCGCCCTCGGGATCGACCTGTTCTACATCTCTACCTACGGCGACAACCTCGACCGGCTCGCGGAAGGAGCGGCGCGCGCCTTCGCGCGGTCAGACGTGACAATCTTCACCGGGGGGCTTGGCCCAACCGAGGACGACGTGACCCGCGAGGCGATCGCGCAGGCGCTCGGCGAGGAGCTGTATCTCGACCCCGCGCTCGAAGCTGCCCAGCGCGCGTTCTGGGAGCGGCGCCAGCTGCCGATGCCGCCGCGGAACCTGCGCCAAGCCTCCCTGATCCGTTCGGCAACGCCGCTGCCCAACCCCCTTGGCACTGCACCAGGCTGGTGGGTCGACCTGCCGAACGGCGCAATCGCTGTCGCGATGCCGGGCGTGCCGCGCGAAATGACGCGCATGTGGGAGCACGAAGTTGTGCCGCGGCTGCGCGCGCGCGGCGCCGGGGGCATCATCCTCACCCGCACCGTCAAGATCTTGGGCAAGGGCGAGTCGGCGGTCGAAGAAGCGGTGCGCGATCTCCTCACGTCGGCCAACCCCACCATCGCTACCTACGCCAAGGCAGACGGGATTCACCTTCGGCTTTCAGCAAAAGCGGGCAGCGCCGCCGAAGCCGAGGCGCTGCTCGCCCCCCTCGAGCGGGAAGTGCGGGCGCGGCTTGAGCCGGATATTTACGGGGTCGACGATGAGACGATCGGCGGCGTGATCGCGCGCGCCCTCGGAGAGCGACGGTTCGCGATCGTCGATGCGCTGACCGCCGGCGAGCTGAGCGCCACCCTCGCCGAGACACCGGCGCTCGCCGAGGCGCTCGCCGGCGCGCTCGTCGCCGCCGCGCCGACCAGCACGGCTTGGGGCTCTCCGCTCGGCCAGCCCGGCAGCGAGGCAGAAGCGCGGGCGCTTGCCGCGCTTGCCCGCGAACGGTTCGGCGCCGAGGTCGGCATCGGCGTGAGCGGGGTTGCCGGGCCGACCCCGATCGGCACCGCCGAGCCCGGGACGATCGCCATCGCCATCGACCACGAGCGCCGCGAGAGCCAATCGATCGTCCGCGTCTCTTCTCCCGCCGAAGTGCGCCGCTGGGCGACCTACGCTGCGCTCAACCTGATCTGGCGCTCCCTCACTCATCGGCCGCTCTGA
- a CDS encoding NAD-dependent succinate-semialdehyde dehydrogenase has protein sequence MPIHSINPATEELIETFPEATADEIDSILEAAQAAYRVWSRTPIEARAERVGALAAVLRADKARWAALITEEMGKPIVEAEAEVEKCAWNCEYFAANGPRFLADEPVPTEARESYVAFDPLGVVLAIMPWNFPFWQVFRFLAPTLVAGNTAVLKHAANVPRCALAIEEIVRRAGLPDGTLRALLVGNEAVDAIIGDPRIAAVTLTGSSAAGEKVAAAAGRRLKKQVLELGGSDPFIVLADADLDAAAQTAARARNQNAGQSCIAAKRFIVEEPVADAFLERFTAAVQALRVGDPADRTTNVGPLARADLRDTLARQVEASRAHGARLVLGGAPLARRGFFYQPTILDRVQPDMPAFREETFGPVAAVIRARESEEAIALANASEYGLGAALWTADLDRAKALARRIEAGLVFINGLVASDPRLPFGGIKRSGYGRELGVFGIREFTNIKTVWVGPSTPR, from the coding sequence ATGCCGATCCACTCAATCAATCCAGCGACCGAAGAGCTTATCGAGACATTTCCCGAGGCAACAGCCGACGAGATCGATTCCATCCTCGAGGCGGCGCAGGCAGCCTATCGGGTGTGGTCGCGGACGCCGATCGAGGCGCGCGCCGAGCGGGTCGGCGCGCTCGCGGCCGTTCTCCGGGCGGACAAGGCCCGCTGGGCAGCGCTGATCACCGAGGAGATGGGCAAACCGATCGTCGAGGCAGAGGCAGAAGTCGAAAAGTGCGCTTGGAATTGCGAGTACTTCGCAGCGAATGGCCCGCGCTTCTTGGCCGACGAGCCGGTGCCGACCGAGGCGCGCGAGAGTTATGTCGCATTCGACCCGCTCGGCGTCGTCTTGGCGATCATGCCGTGGAACTTTCCCTTCTGGCAGGTCTTCCGCTTCTTGGCGCCGACGCTGGTTGCCGGCAATACAGCTGTCCTCAAGCATGCTGCCAATGTCCCGCGCTGCGCGCTCGCCATCGAAGAGATCGTGCGTCGGGCGGGGCTGCCCGATGGGACGCTGCGGGCGCTGCTCGTTGGGAATGAGGCTGTCGACGCGATCATCGGCGACCCGCGCATTGCGGCGGTCACCCTTACCGGCTCGAGCGCTGCCGGAGAGAAGGTGGCTGCCGCTGCCGGACGGCGTCTCAAGAAGCAGGTGCTCGAACTTGGCGGCTCCGACCCGTTCATTGTCCTTGCTGATGCCGACCTCGATGCGGCAGCGCAGACCGCTGCCCGAGCGCGCAATCAGAATGCCGGGCAGAGCTGTATCGCTGCCAAGCGTTTCATCGTCGAGGAGCCCGTCGCCGACGCCTTCCTAGAGCGGTTCACCGCCGCGGTCCAAGCGCTCCGGGTCGGCGACCCCGCTGATCGCACGACCAATGTCGGGCCGCTTGCCCGCGCTGACCTGCGCGACACGCTCGCCCGCCAAGTCGAAGCAAGTCGCGCCCACGGGGCGCGGCTCGTTCTCGGCGGCGCGCCGCTTGCGCGGCGCGGCTTCTTCTATCAGCCCACCATTCTCGATAGGGTGCAGCCAGACATGCCGGCGTTTCGTGAGGAGACATTCGGTCCCGTCGCGGCGGTTATCCGGGCGCGGGAGAGCGAGGAGGCGATCGCGCTCGCCAACGCCAGCGAGTACGGCTTGGGAGCAGCGCTCTGGACGGCCGACCTTGACCGCGCCAAGGCGCTCGCCCGCCGGATTGAGGCAGGGCTCGTGTTCATCAACGGTCTCGTCGCCTCAGACCCTCGCCTGCCCTTCGGCGGCATCAAGCGTAGCGGCTACGGCCGCGAGCTCGGCGTCTTCGGCATCCGCGAGTTCACGAACATCAAGACGGTCTGGGTCGGGCCGAGTACGCCGCGCTGA
- a CDS encoding DUF971 domain-containing protein encodes MHQPRPRVIRNDKEGRRLITEWADGRQGVIEWERLRWACPCAICAGEMGVPGRLARVTTLTDDERTLEQIRGVGNYAIAALWKDGHDTGIYPFTLLYALAFPEAAERQSSL; translated from the coding sequence ATGCACCAGCCGCGACCGCGCGTTATCCGCAACGATAAAGAAGGGCGGCGCCTTATCACGGAATGGGCCGACGGCCGCCAAGGCGTAATTGAGTGGGAGCGGCTGCGCTGGGCCTGCCCCTGCGCGATCTGCGCCGGAGAGATGGGGGTCCCCGGCCGGCTGGCGAGGGTCACGACTCTCACCGACGACGAAAGGACACTCGAGCAGATCCGGGGGGTCGGCAATTACGCGATCGCCGCGCTCTGGAAAGATGGCCACGATACAGGGATTTATCCGTTCACCCTGCTCTATGCGCTCGCCTTTCCTGAAGCGGCGGAGCGTCAGTCGTCGCTGTAG
- a CDS encoding trypsin-like peptidase domain-containing protein has product MRGGVFCLGYALGAITTLLMAIGVGALIVAISAAPLVSPGPTPSPTARAVSAPPATPTAVPRTPAPTATSSPPLTAAQIAERVKPAVVQISANNATGSGMILDNVVNILTNAHVVGRAATVTVRLSSGRTLQGRVVARDEDRDLAIVRVEAQNLPTVRLGDSTTLRTGDDVIAIGYALNLPGEPSVSRGLVSGIRNAQRTDLQYIQTDAAVNPGNSGGPLVNSRGEVVGIVTSRITSDAGRAVQGINLAIAVSSAKPTIDRLIAAR; this is encoded by the coding sequence ATGCGCGGCGGCGTCTTCTGCTTGGGCTACGCGCTGGGGGCGATCACGACGCTCCTGATGGCGATCGGCGTGGGGGCGCTCATCGTCGCCATCAGCGCCGCGCCGCTCGTCAGCCCCGGCCCGACCCCCTCGCCAACCGCGCGCGCTGTCAGCGCCCCGCCGGCAACGCCGACCGCCGTCCCGCGCACGCCTGCGCCAACTGCCACCTCCAGCCCTCCCCTCACCGCCGCCCAAATCGCAGAGCGCGTCAAACCCGCGGTCGTCCAGATTTCTGCCAACAACGCTACCGGCAGCGGCATGATCCTCGACAACGTCGTCAACATCCTGACAAACGCGCATGTGGTCGGCCGCGCCGCCACCGTCACTGTCCGCCTGAGCAGCGGCCGCACCCTCCAAGGCCGGGTCGTCGCTCGCGATGAGGACCGCGACCTTGCCATCGTCCGCGTCGAAGCGCAGAACCTGCCCACCGTCCGCCTCGGCGACTCCACAACGCTGCGAACCGGGGACGACGTCATCGCGATCGGCTATGCCCTCAACCTGCCGGGCGAGCCAAGCGTCAGCCGCGGCCTTGTCTCAGGAATTCGCAATGCTCAGCGCACCGACCTGCAGTACATTCAGACCGATGCAGCGGTGAACCCAGGCAATAGCGGCGGGCCGCTCGTCAATTCGCGCGGCGAAGTCGTCGGCATCGTCACCTCCCGCATCACCTCCGACGCCGGACGCGCCGTTCAAGGGATCAACCTCGCAATTGCAGTTTCCTCCGCCAAGCCCACGATCGATCGGCTCATCGCTGCGCGCTAA